In the Triticum aestivum cultivar Chinese Spring chromosome 2B, IWGSC CS RefSeq v2.1, whole genome shotgun sequence genome, AGAAAATGCAAAGCATCATAAACTGAATTAAGAAGCCCTGTTACTAGGAAAATAAAATTTTAACGCATGATATTTAATGTAACACAAAATAAGAGCAGCATGCATAATGTCCATGCATTCAATGCAGCAAAATATATTGTTGAACAAATTTCAAACTAAGATGGCATCTATCTCAGTTTCATGTTCCACAAGTTTCAAGATAGATATTACTGGGAAGCTTCTGATTCTACTGCAAGTCATCATGCTCATAAGCATTGGTAATAGTTTCAATGTCAAATTTGGTTTCCAGTAGGGACAAACGGGATACATGATGATACTGATAGGATCCATGTTTTGCTATACAAAAAGATGCTAAAAATAAGCACAAACAGGAAAAAAGAATGCTATTCTCAAGTAGTACCTATGACATCCAAACAATTAGTGTCTCATTTCATCAATTTCACTTCAAAAAATAATAACCAAGAACAGCGTCAACTTACCTTGGCCGAGCAGATGTTCCAGCCGGTACATCTGGAGTAAAATTTCTCAGAACTTGATCGAACATGGTAGGATTGATTACTTTTGCAGCGACTAAAGCAAACCTCTCATCTTTCTTCATAGTGGACTCGTCAAGTACATCAAACTGAGAGACGAGCTCAATGAATGCACTCAGAGTAGGGTAGCCAGCCTAAAATTAGCAGTAGTCAGAACAAAATCAAATGAAATCAGCAGAGAGGACATTGAACTGATTCATTTAGGTAGTAATACCTTGGGTATAGTCCGGTTCCTCAGGTCTTGTACAAGCTGAACAAAAGGGAAGCATGAAAGGAAAGCCTGCAAAGTTGCATTCAGGAAGCATATATTTCCTGTATTCTTCAAACCATGAGGAAGCAACGGCTTATTCTGATAGGCTTCCTTATTCAAACTTGTGACGGACTCATCTGCTGGAGCTGCAATAATAGGTGCATCAGCACCTGTGCTTCCATTCTCAGTTACTAACATAGCTGAACTGCTGCTTTCTGTACATCTGAGACCATCATGGTGCGGCCCTGGCCCTTCAATTGGTGTTGAACTGCTAATGCTCTTGATAGGCGCAACTGAAGGAACCACAGATTCAGTTTTCTTTACAGTGTTAGCAGGGGCGGGTGAAGGAACTGTAGCTTCAGCCTTCTTCACATTGTTGACAGGCACGGGTGAAGGAACCGTAGCATCAGCCTTCTTCACATTGTTGACAGGCCCAGGTGAAGGAACCGTAGCTTCAGCCTTCTTCACATTGTTGACAGGCCCGGGTGAAGGAACCGTAGCTTCAGCCTTCTTCACATTGTTGACAGGCACAGGTGAAGGAACCGTAGCTTCAGCCTTCTTCACATTGTTGACATGCCTCGCTGAAGGAACGGTAGGTTCAGCCTTCTTCACATTGTTGGCAGACACAGCTGAAGGGGCCGTGGCTTCAGTCTTCTTTACATTGTTGGCAGGCCCAGCTGAAGGAGCTGTGGCTTTAGTCTTCTTTACATTGTTGACAGGCCCAGCTGAAGGAACCGTAGCTTCCTTCTTTACATTGTTGACAGGCCCAGGTGAAAGAGCCAGAGCTTCATTTTTCTTTGCATCATTGACAGGACGAGCTGAAGGAACTGGAGCTTCAGTCTTCTTTAAATTGCTCAAAGGGCCAGCTAAAGCAACCGTTGCTTTGGTCTCCTTTAAATTGCCGACAGGCCCAGCTGAAGGAACCGAAGCTTCAGACTTCACATTCTTGAGAATACCATTATTAGGAGAAACTTCGGCAGGAAATCCATTGAACAGCACTGGCCCACCATTTGGTAA is a window encoding:
- the LOC123043844 gene encoding ubiquitin carboxyl-terminal hydrolase 24 gives rise to the protein MSGADKVVLFGSFTEDETKLFQGQPAKSEEKSWELPEIQFGSLNFSVLSLEKGANAISEGSAHSPKPTYGHTKDLAGSSKKEAVASTLPNGGPVLFNGFPAEVSPNNGILKNVKSEASVPSAGPVGNLKETKATVALAGPLSNLKKTEAPVPSARPVNDAKKNEALALSPGPVNNVKKEATVPSAGPVNNVKKTKATAPSAGPANNVKKTEATAPSAVSANNVKKAEPTVPSARHVNNVKKAEATVPSPVPVNNVKKAEATVPSPGPVNNVKKAEATVPSPGPVNNVKKADATVPSPVPVNNVKKAEATVPSPAPANTVKKTESVVPSVAPIKSISSSTPIEGPGPHHDGLRCTESSSSAMLVTENGSTGADAPIIAAPADESVTSLNKEAYQNKPLLPHGLKNTGNICFLNATLQAFLSCFPFVQLVQDLRNRTIPKAGYPTLSAFIELVSQFDVLDESTMKKDERFALVAAKVINPTMFDQVLRNFTPDVPAGTSARPRQEDAQEFLSFAMDRMHDELLRLNGNGSNSKEGMVVSSDDDDAWETVGRKNKSAIMRTQSFVPSDLSAIFGGKLQSVVKAAGNKASATVQPFLLLHLDIFPDAVQTLDDALHLFSTPESLEGYRTTAGKAGVVTARKSFKIHELSKIMILHLKRFSYGNRGCTKLYKPLHFPLELVLNWDLLSSPSSEGRRYELVATITHHGSGPSRGHYTADAKRDGGQWLRFDDGHVMPINVNKVLHNPAYILFYEQV